A window of Phycisphaeraceae bacterium genomic DNA:
CCTGCTCATCGCTCTCCACACCACCCCACGAGGTCAGATTCATAAATACCGCATTCACCAAGTCCAACACCGCCGGCGAACACCGCCACACCTTCGAGAGCTCCCGATTCCCACCGCCCGCATCCTCAATCCGCTTCTCCATCTGATCGAACAACCGCACATCGCCCCCACGCCAACCATAAATCGCCTGCTTCGTATCCCCCACACAAAACACCGACCGACCCGACTCCGCCGCCGGCCCACTCGCCAACACCTCGTCCACAATCGGCGACAACACCGCCCACTGCTGACGACTCGTGTCCTGAAACTCATCCAGCAACAAATGATCCGTCGTCGCGTCCGTCCGAAACCGCAACTCCTCCAGCCAACGCTCATCACCACCCACCACACCCTGCGCGAGCAACCGCGTCATGTCCGAATACAACACCGCCCCCCGACGCGCCGCCATCACCTCCCAGGCCTTGTCGTAATCCGACAAGAACAACGCCGTCGCATGCGTCCGCCAGTCAATCGTCTCCGCGACCTCCGCGATCGCATGCTCCATCACAGGCCGAAGCGCCCCCGACAACGCCTCCGGAATCTCCTTCCGATCAAACGTCTCGCCCGCCCAAACCTTCGGCGAAAGCCCAGCCGTCAATAAAGACTCCCACTCACCCGACTCCGCACAAGCCACCGCCGAAGACAACGCCCTCAGATACGACTTCTGCGTCTCACCCTTCTGAGTCTTAGGCAGCACGTCCCTACACCCGCGCAACCGCTCAACCGCCGCCACAAACGCCTCATCCCCCAACCGCCGACCATGCTTCCCAAAGTGCCACAAACCAGCCACCGGCGTCTCAACCCACACCCCGTGCAACTCCTTCACAATCCGATCAATCTCCTCCGTCACAGACCGCGTCGCCTGGCCCGACGTCAACCGCCGCAACCACGCAATCAACGTCTCCAGCGTCTCCGCCCGCTCACGCTCACTAAGCAGCCGCTCAATACTCCGACCCCGCAAGTCCTCCGCCAACGACGACTGCTCATCCAGCAACGTCGGCCGCTCAGGCAACCCCAACTCAAACGCAAACGCACTCGCCATCCGATGAAACGTACTGTCAATCGTCCCGATCGGCAGCCGCGGCAAAGCCCCCAACACCCCGTCAAACAAAACCCCCACCCGCTCTCGACCAAGCCGCACCCCCACGTTCTCATTGAGCGCCGCCAACCCCGCCGCATCACTCGACCCCTTCACCAGCCAACCCAACACCCGATCTCGAATCTCACCCGCCGCCGCCCGCGTAAACGTCGTCGCCAACACCCGCCCAGGCTCCGCACCCGACTCCAGCAGCCGCAGATAACGCTGCGCCAACGAAAACGTCTTGCCCGACCCCGCCGATGCACGGATCAACTCATGCTCTGGAATCACACCCCGACTCACGCCCCACCCCCCATCAACGCCGTCGTCCGCGCAATCAACCCCGCACGATCCGCCGCACCATCACCACACAAACCCGCCAACCCATCCTCAAACACCGGCAAATCCCCAGGCGGCCAGAACAACCCACCCACAATCCTCCGCACCACCTCATCCCGAACCACCCGCGCCGACGCCAACTCCTCCCCATCCCACCCCGCCAGATGCACATGCCCCCCAACATCCGCCGACGACGCACCCGGCAAAATCCAGTACCCCGCATCCACCGCCTCATCCACACCCACCATCGAATGCCTGACCAGATCCAGATACAACGGCAGCTGCAAATCCGACCACACCAAATCCCGCGTGTGATGACGACCCCGCGCCTCATTCTTCCGCGTGATCTTCCCAAACGTCTTGTAATCCAGCACCTGCCAACCAAACTCCGGGTGACGATCAATCCGATCAATCCGCCCCGAAACCACCACCGCCTCCCCGTCCACCTCCAACGGCAACTCCAGCTTCCGCTCCGCCGCCACAATCTCCCAACCCGCCGCCCACCGCGACACCTGCACCCGCGCCACCGCCGACAGCCGAGCCCGCAGACTCTCCAACTGAATCCGCTGCGCCACCGACCGATCATCTCCAAACCGCTTCGCCGCCTCAGCCTCCAACGCCCCCTCAAGCAACCGCTCCACCCGCAACAAACTCCCCCGCTCCTTCGCATCCACCTCCGCTAACCACTTCAACACATCATGCGTCAGCGTCCCAAACCGCGCAGCCCCCAGCTCATCCCCCTCCTCCTCCACCGCCGTGAGCTTCTCCACATACTTCAGGTAAAACCGGTACGGACACATCAGATAATCTCGAAACGCCGTCACCCCCAACCGCCGCAACACCACCCCCTCACGCCCAGGCGGGATCATCAAAAACCGATGCGCCCCACCCGGCTCACCCAACCGCAACCGCTCCGCCGGATGCTCCCGCTCTTCTAGAAACCGCCGCAGCCGCACCACCCGCGTCTCCCGATCGCCACCCAGCAACACCAGACTCGGCAACAACGGCTCCCGATTCACCGAACGCCCCGCCGCAATCAGCGTCACCTCCCGACGACACCGCACCGCCACCTCCAACGCCCACCGATCCCGCGCCTCGCGCATCTCACCCGCATCCAAACTCAACCGCTTCCTTACCGACATAGGCAGCAACGGCTCCACCCCCGGCCGCGCCGGAAACGACCCCTCATTCAACCCCGCCACCACCAGCACACCCGCCCCATCAAACGCCATCTCCAACACACCCACAATCGGCACCGCCGCCTCATCACCCGCCAAACCCACCGCCGCACCTTCCGCTCCCCCCAGCACCCAATCCACCGCCTCTACAAACCCCACCTCAGGCACACCCTCCGCCAACTGACCCAGACTCGCCACCGCATCCAACTCGTCCAACAACCCCTCCACCTCCTCCGCCAACACCGACCCCACCTCAACCTCACGCGCCCCATACACAGCCCGCAACACCCCGCGCAACACCTCAACCCAACCCTCCAACCGCCTCTCCTCCCCCGCCTCAACCGACACCAACCCCATCACCGCCTCATACAACGCTTTCACCCGCGCAATCACCTCATCATCCCCCACCCACACCGACCCCAAACGCCTATGAAACGCCTCATCCGCATAGATATCCAGCAAACCCGCCCAATCCCCATCACCCCCCACCACCCCCCGCAGATACCCATCCAGATCAGGATGCCGCACCAGCACCGCCAGATCATCAACACCCCGCGTCTCCACAAACCGCGCTAGCTGCCCCAGCAAAACCGCCGGACCACTCGCCGCCAAACCCCGCGACCCCACGATCGCAGCCCGCACCCCCGCCAACGACAACCCCGCCCGGATCGGCTCACTCAAATCACCATCCGCCGCCACCACCGTCACATCATCCGCAGCAACCCCATCGCCCTCCGCCACGCCCTCAATCGCCTCCACCACCGCCAACACCTGATCCTCCGCATCCTCCACAAACCGCAGCCGGCCCTCCTCCACATCCAACCCTCGCTCCGCCCACGCCTCCGGCCGAACCGCACCCAACACATCAAAGGCCTCGCCATCCTCACCCTCATCACCCCACACCAGCGCCACCACCTCATCCTCCACATCACTCAACAACCCCGCCAGCACCGGCCTCGGATCAAGCACCCCCAGCAGCACCACCGTCCGCCACAGCCGCAGCGGACCACCCCGCGCCGCCTCCGCCAAACCATGCCAACCATCCACCAACCCCTCACCCGCCAGCCTCTCGAGATACCGCCCCTCCAACTCGGCCAACGCCTCATACCGCTCCGGCACCGGCACATCCACACCCACCGCCTCCAGCAGCCCCGGCAACGCCCGAAAACTCAAACCATCCAGCACCAGATCACCCGAAGCCTTCGCCAGCCGCCGCGCCAACCGCAAACACGTCACCTCCCGATCCTCACCCGCCCGCTCACGCACCAGCGTCCCCAGCAACCCCGCCTCAGCCCCCCGCAACACCGACCACCACGCCACCACCGACTGCCAAGCCGTCGCCTCACGACCCTCCACCACCGCCAGCTTCCGCAGCAACACCTGCGGCGCCACCAGCTCAGGCGGCATCACCACACAACCCCGCTCCCGCGCACGGCCCGCCAGACGACCCAGCAACTGCCGTCGCGCCCGATCACTCGGCACCACCACCACCAGCCCCGTCAGATCCCACGCCCTCAGCCCACCACCACCCACCGCAACCATCCCCTCCAGCGCATCCACCGCCCCGGCCAACAACGGCTGGTCACGGCCCAAAAAAACCCTGCGAATCGACATGCCCCGCATCCTCACCCCACACACCAAACCCCGCAACCCCCGCATCGACCCGAAGCCCACAAAGCGCTATGCTACCGGCATGAGCAACATCGACGAACGCATCGCCCAGTGGGAACGCATGGCCGCCGAAGCACCCGACGACATGGCCTACCTCAGCCTCGGCAACGCCTACAAAGAAGCCGAACGCCTCCAGGACGCCGTCGTCGCCTACCAGAAGGCCATCGACCTCAACGACGGCATGTCCCGCGCATACCAGCAGTTGGGACATTCCCTCATCAAACTCAACCAAAAAGACCAGGCCGCCACCATCCTCACCAAGGGCTACACCGTCGCCGCCGCCCGGGGCGACGTCATGCCCCAAAAAGCCATCGGCTCACTCCTCGAACAGATCGACGCACCCATCCCACAGGTCGAAGACGCCTCCGCCAAAAAAGCCCAGGTCGAGTCCTCCGGCAAAATGGTTCTCGACCGCCGCGCCGGCCAACCCCAGCCCCGACTCGCCGATCCACCCATGCGCGGGCCCATCGGCCGCTTCATCTTCGACCACTTCGGACAGATCACCTGGAACGAATGGATCGGCCAGGGCACCAAAGTCATCAACGAACTAAGACTCGACTTCTCCAACCCCGCCCACCAGGACCTCTACGAACAACACATGCTCGAATGGCTCCAGGTCTCCCGCGAAGAAATCGACGCCTACAACCAGGAAAACGCCACTTCTGACGCCTGATACCGCGTTTTTTCTTGGCCACCCCGACTTCCAGTGGTAACCTTCATAAGCCGCAAGGCTTATCCGGTTTAACACGCGCAAAAAACACCACTTCTGGAGAAGTCAGAGATGCAGACCGCAGCCCTCCCCACACGCCTCCTCCTGTCCGCCACCCTCACCCTCGGCATCACCTCGCTCGCCCACGCCGAGTTCGAGTCCGAGTTCAACGACGACTTCTTCAACGCACAAAACGTCTCCGAGAACACCATCTTCGGATTCCTTGGCGACGGCGGAGGCTTCTTCGACCCCGTCATGTTCGGCGCTGATGACTTCTACGAAATCGGCACCCTCTCCGGGTTCAACGTCGATACCTGGGCCTACGCAGGCTTCACACCCTTCCGCGACTTCGTCGTCATCATCGATAACGACCCCTACGGATTCAACGGCGAAGGCTACGCCTCACCACCAGCCTCCATCGCCTCCGACACCGACGGCATCGCCGGAACCGGATTCGGCTACGGCGGGTTCGGCCCCGACACCACACTCGGCATCTACGACGGAATCCTCATCGACACCGATGACAACTCCAGCCCCCTTGGCGACGGAAGCGCCTCCGCCATCGTCGGACAGGTCAACGGCGACGGCTCCATCTTCCTCCAGGTCTCCGGATACCCCGATGGACTCCCAGGCGACCCCACACCCTTCGACGGTTTCTTCGAAGACCAGTTCGGCTTCCTCTTCGATCACGACCAGTTCGGCGACTACTACATGTACGTCGTCTTCGACCAGACCAACCCCTTTGACGCCCTCGACGAGTTTATCCCCGCTGAAACCATCGGCGATACCGACTTCTACCGATGGGACCGATTCGACCCCGGCACCCTGCTCCGCGCAGGTACCCTCGCCGACTTCGACCCCATGCTCATCGCCCTCGATGAATCCGAATCCCTCATCACATTCGAAGACGACTTCTACAACCTCAACCCCATCGTCCAGTTCAACGTCCCAGCCTCCGGCGAGTTCACCCTAGGCGTAACCGGATACCCCGACTTCAGCTTCGTCGGTGACCACCCCGAAACCGGCAGCTACGACCTCCTCGTCTTCCTCGTCGGCGATCAGAACTACGACGACCTCATCACACCCACCGACATCGACCTCATCGTCGATAACTTCCAAAACTTCGAAGACCTCGTCTCCGACATCAACCTCGACGGCATCACCGACGCCGCCGACATCGCAGCCCTCCTCGACCTCCTCGGAACCACCTACGGCGACGCAAACCTCGACCTCGTCGTCGACCTCATCGACCTCTCACTCCTCGCTACAAACTTCGGCGAGGAAGAAATGGGCTGGATCGACGGCGACTTCAACCACGATCGCAACGTCGACCTCATCGACCTCTCCATCCTTGCAACAAACTTCGGCTTCAACGGCATCGTCATCCCCGAACCCGCCTCCGCCGCCCTCCTCACCCTCAGCCTCGCCAGCCTCCGAAGACGCTCCGCCTAACCCATAAAACCTCAGTCACACCAACGCACACCAGCGAGCCCGCCCCATGGCGGGCTCGCTTTTTCTTCCCACCTCCCCAGCGATAACATGAACCCATGACGCATCTCCTCTCATCAACAACCGCACTCCTCCTCATCTCACTCACTCTCACCGCCTGCGCGTCCAACAACACCACTCGCGCCCCCGCCAGCACCCGCATCACCTCCGGCTGGTTCTCCGATGTCCTCATCAACGCACCCTCCACCTTCGGCGGGCTCCTCGTCGACCCCAAAGCCCACCGCATCCAGATCATCATCTCAGAAGTTGTCGAACACCCCGACCGACCCGCCACCATCAACCGCCACCGCTTCCGCGTCGATGACGACTACATCTACCCCGCCAGCTCCATCAAGGTCGCCGCCGCCGTCGCCGCCCTCCTCGAAGTCCAACAAATCGCAGAGCAATCCGGCCTCAACATCACCGCCGACACACCCCTCGTCCTCCACCCACGCAAACCAGATAGCGCCGTCCGCACCCGCGACGACTCCAACGTCGCCAACGGCACCATCACCCTCCACCACGAAATCCGCAAAACACTCCTCGTCTCCTCCAACGAAGCCTACAACCGCCTCTACGACTTCGTCGGCCGCGATCAACTCAACCAACGCATGTGGGACGCCGGACTCACCTCCTTCCGCCTCCGCCACCGACTCTCCGACCCAGGCGACCAAACCTACCACCGCTTCACACCACGAACCGACATCATCCTCGACCAGCGCGCACACACAGTCCCACAGCGCACCGCCACCCTCCCGCTCACCGACAACTTCAAAAACCTCGACCTCCGCCTCGGCCAGGCCCACATCAACAACACCGGCGAACGCATCAACACCCCCTTCGACTTCTCCGACAAAAACCACGTCTCACTCGAAGACCTCCAAGACCTCATCATCATGATCGCCCGCCCCGATATCGACCTCGGCAAACCCGGATTCAAACTCTCCGACACCCACCGCGCCCTCATCCTCGACGCCATGTCCATCGACCCCATCGACTCTCCCAACCCCGTCTACCCCCGTTCACGCTACCAACCCGGCTTCGCCGACTCCCCCGTCCTCGACGGCGTCGCCCGCGTCGTCACCCGACCCGCCGTCATGGTCATCGACAAATCCGGCACCGCCTACGGCTTCAAAATCGAAAACGGCTACTTCTTCGACCGCTCCACAGGAACCTCATTCTTCCTCACCGCCACCACCTACACCAACCCCAACCAAACCCTCAACGACAACACCTACGGCTACCAGACCGCCAACGCCTTCATGACCGACCTCGGCGCCGCCATCGCAAAAAAACTCTGGATCGCCACCGAACGACAGTAAGACCCCGCACACAAACCACACATCGCCCTACCCCACCAACAACCCCGTGTGCCGCAAGAGCGCCTCAATCTCCGGCTCACGACCCCGAAACGACTTAAAA
This region includes:
- a CDS encoding serine hydrolase; this translates as MTHLLSSTTALLLISLTLTACASNNTTRAPASTRITSGWFSDVLINAPSTFGGLLVDPKAHRIQIIISEVVEHPDRPATINRHRFRVDDDYIYPASSIKVAAAVAALLEVQQIAEQSGLNITADTPLVLHPRKPDSAVRTRDDSNVANGTITLHHEIRKTLLVSSNEAYNRLYDFVGRDQLNQRMWDAGLTSFRLRHRLSDPGDQTYHRFTPRTDIILDQRAHTVPQRTATLPLTDNFKNLDLRLGQAHINNTGERINTPFDFSDKNHVSLEDLQDLIIMIARPDIDLGKPGFKLSDTHRALILDAMSIDPIDSPNPVYPRSRYQPGFADSPVLDGVARVVTRPAVMVIDKSGTAYGFKIENGYFFDRSTGTSFFLTATTYTNPNQTLNDNTYGYQTANAFMTDLGAAIAKKLWIATERQ
- a CDS encoding PD-(D/E)XK nuclease family protein encodes the protein MSIRRVFLGRDQPLLAGAVDALEGMVAVGGGGLRAWDLTGLVVVVPSDRARRQLLGRLAGRARERGCVVMPPELVAPQVLLRKLAVVEGREATAWQSVVAWWSVLRGAEAGLLGTLVRERAGEDREVTCLRLARRLAKASGDLVLDGLSFRALPGLLEAVGVDVPVPERYEALAELEGRYLERLAGEGLVDGWHGLAEAARGGPLRLWRTVVLLGVLDPRPVLAGLLSDVEDEVVALVWGDEGEDGEAFDVLGAVRPEAWAERGLDVEEGRLRFVEDAEDQVLAVVEAIEGVAEGDGVAADDVTVVAADGDLSEPIRAGLSLAGVRAAIVGSRGLAASGPAVLLGQLARFVETRGVDDLAVLVRHPDLDGYLRGVVGGDGDWAGLLDIYADEAFHRRLGSVWVGDDEVIARVKALYEAVMGLVSVEAGEERRLEGWVEVLRGVLRAVYGAREVEVGSVLAEEVEGLLDELDAVASLGQLAEGVPEVGFVEAVDWVLGGAEGAAVGLAGDEAAVPIVGVLEMAFDGAGVLVVAGLNEGSFPARPGVEPLLPMSVRKRLSLDAGEMREARDRWALEVAVRCRREVTLIAAGRSVNREPLLPSLVLLGGDRETRVVRLRRFLEEREHPAERLRLGEPGGAHRFLMIPPGREGVVLRRLGVTAFRDYLMCPYRFYLKYVEKLTAVEEEGDELGAARFGTLTHDVLKWLAEVDAKERGSLLRVERLLEGALEAEAAKRFGDDRSVAQRIQLESLRARLSAVARVQVSRWAAGWEIVAAERKLELPLEVDGEAVVVSGRIDRIDRHPEFGWQVLDYKTFGKITRKNEARGRHHTRDLVWSDLQLPLYLDLVRHSMVGVDEAVDAGYWILPGASSADVGGHVHLAGWDGEELASARVVRDEVVRRIVGGLFWPPGDLPVFEDGLAGLCGDGAADRAGLIARTTALMGGGA
- a CDS encoding Fe(2+)-trafficking protein — protein: MSNIDERIAQWERMAAEAPDDMAYLSLGNAYKEAERLQDAVVAYQKAIDLNDGMSRAYQQLGHSLIKLNQKDQAATILTKGYTVAAARGDVMPQKAIGSLLEQIDAPIPQVEDASAKKAQVESSGKMVLDRRAGQPQPRLADPPMRGPIGRFIFDHFGQITWNEWIGQGTKVINELRLDFSNPAHQDLYEQHMLEWLQVSREEIDAYNQENATSDA